GCCGACTTGTCTTGTCGCGACATTAGGAACTGATCCACAAAGAGCAAGACCGCTCCTACAGAAATCGCCGCGTCGGCCACGTTGAATACATAATTGAAAAAATATGGCCGGAAGATGCCGCTAAAGTCGAGAAAATCGACCACGGCTCCGAACCGAACCCGATCAATGACATTGCCAAACGCGCCGCCAATCACCAACGCCAGGGCCAGGCCAGTGAAGTGACGGCCGGCACGGTAGAGCCAGACTGAAAACCCAATCGCGATTGCGGTTGTCATCAGCACCAGGAACCAGCGCATCAAGCCTTCCGATTGTCCAATCCCGAAGCTGACGCCGCGATTCCAGACCATGGTCAGGTCGAAGAATGACGTGACCTCGATCCGACCGCATCCTTGCGTCTTATCGAGACATCCCAGCGCGTTGAAGCGCGGCTCATTCAGAACCGCCCATTTCGACCATTGGTCCAGGACCACGATGATCGGGACCAGAAAGAAAAAGGCCAGTCGGATGCGCTCAGTCATTCTATCCTCGGATCTCCCGGATCGCCGCCGCATCGCGGGGGGTGACATCCGGAAACTCGGGGTCCGCCGTCGCCGGATCGAAATATTTCCAGCTGCGCGCGCATTTCACGCCTTCAGCCTTTCCAGGAAGGACCGCCACGCTGGCCTCCTCCGGCAGGCGGAACGCTTCGGCGGGCGCGTCGTCGGTCACCAGTCTGGCTTGCGAAGTGATGAAAATGTCCTCGGCCACCTCGCCTTCGTAGGCGCCCAGCAGATCAGCATCGGCGATGTAGACGGTCGGGGCCGCTTCCAATGAAGACCCGATCCGCTTTTCCCGACGCTCGATCTCTATCGCCCCGGTCACCACACGGCGGACGCGGAAGATCTTCTCCCAGCGCGCGGCCAGATCCTCGTCTTTCCAATCGAGCGGCGTTTCCGGAAATTGCAGCAAGTGAACGCTATCGGCCCGATCTGCGAACGCGCTGATCAGGAAGGATTCCTCGGTGGTGAACGGCATGATCGGGGCGAGCCAGGCGAGCAGACGCTCGAGGATCGCCGCCATGACCGTCCGGGCCGAGCGGCGTCGAATATCACTCGGCGCATCACAATAGAGGCTATCCTTGCGGATATCGAAATAGACCGCCGACAGATCGACCGAACAGAAATTGAGCAGCGCGGTCATGACCCGTTTGAAATCATGCTCGTCATAGGCCTTGCGGACCGTCTCATCGAGTTCGGCCAGGCGATGCAGGACCCAGTTTTCCAGGCTCGGCATTTCGACCGGCAGCACCGCCTCTTCTGGCGAATAGCCATGCAACGCGCCGAGCAGATAGCGCATCGTGTTGCGCAGTCGGCGATAATTCTCCACCGCGCCCTTGATGATCTCATCGGAGATGCGCAGGTCTTCGGTATAGTCGGCGCTGGCCGTCCAGAGGCGCAGGATTTCGATGCCATACTGATTGGCAAAGTCTTTCGGATCAATCGTGTTACCGATCGACTTGGACATTTTCTTGCCCTCGCCGTCGACAATCATGCCATGCGTGACGACCTGTTTGAACGGGGCCATGCCTCGGGTCGCGCAGCTTTCGAGCAAGGAGGACTGGAACCAGCCGCGATGCTGGTCTGAGCCTTCCATGTAAACATCGGCGACCCCGGTCGCGTCATCAATGATGCCGCGGTCGCGCAGGGCAAAGGCGTGCGTGGTGCCTGAGTCAAACCAGACATCGAGCACGTCATTGACCTTGTCCCAACCGGCCGGGTTGTCGAGGAAGTCGCTGACCTCCGCCGAGAACCAGCCTTCCACGCCCTCTTCCCGGATCTTGGCGAGGATCTTGTCATTGACGGCAGCTGCCTCGGCTTCAGGCAACGCCGCTGTGTGCGGCTCGCCTTTTTCATTGACCAGCAGCGTGATCGGCACGCCCCAATTGCGCTGACGCGAGATCAGCCAGTCCGGCCGGTCTGCGACCATGGCTTTCAGGCGGTTATAACCGGTGGGTGGCACGAATTTGGTCTGCTCGATGCCGTCCAGCGCCATCTCGCGCAGCGGCCGGGAGCCGTCTTTGCCCGGCGTATCCATCGCGATGAACCATTGCGGCGTCGCCCGGCGAATGACTGGCGCCTTGGAGCGCCAAGAGTGGGCGTCCCGGATCTCGGTCATGCCGCGTGCAAGCAGATTGCCGCTCTCCGCGAGGAGGCGGATGACTTCCGGATTGGCTTTGCCGGGCTGTCCGCGCTTCTTGCCGGACGTGCGGATGATGTCGAGACCGCGCAGAGGCTCGGCGACATCGTCGGTGTAGCAGCCGTCTGGATCGACGATCTGGCGGATCTGTTGCGTCGTGCGGCCGGATTCGACCCAGACATTGAAATCATCTTCGCCATGCGCCGGTGCGGTGTGGACGAAGCCTGTACCTGCGTCATCGGTGACATGGTCTCCGGCGAGCATTGGGATCTCGTGTTTGAAGAACTCATCGAGTTCTGACAGCGGATGTTCGAGCACAAAATCAGCGTTGGGCTGAACAGCCTGAACTTTCTTGAACGCTTTGGCTTTCGCTCCATCCATTACAGAATCGACCAGACGGTCCGCGACGATCAGTTTGTCACCAACCTTCACGTACGGAGCGAACCCGAGTTCCTCTTCGCTCATGACGTCCTCAACTTCATACAAACTGTATTCGATTGAAGGACTAAAACTCACCGCCTGGTTGGCCGGAATGGTCCAAGGCGTCGTCGTCCAGATCACGACCGAAGCATCAGTCAGATCCGCAGCCCCCGACTTCACCGGAAACTTCACCCAGATCACTGGCACCTTGCGGTCGTGATACTCAACCTCAGCCTCCGCCAGCGCCGTTCGCTCAACTGGTGACCACATCACAGGTTTCGCGCCGCGCACGAGACGGCCGCCCATGGCGACGCGCAGGAATTCGCGCACCGTGGCCGCTTCGGACTCGAAATTCATGGTCAGATACGGATCATCCCATTCGCCTTCGACGCCGCAACGACGGAAGCCGGCTTTCTGGACCTCGATCCACTCCGCCGCGTATTCGCGGCAGGCGCGGCGGAACTCGTCACCGGGGACATCATCCTTGGTCCGGCCCTTGGAGCGGAACTGTTCCTCGACCTTCCACTCAATCGGCAGGCCGTGACAGTCCCAGCCCGGCAGATAAGACGCATCAAAGCCGCGCATCTGGTGATTGCGGACAATGATATCCTTGATGATCTTGTTCATCGCCGTGCCGAGATGGATCGGGCCGTTCGCATAGGGCGGGCCATCATGCAGGATGAACGGCTCAGCCCCACGCGCTTTGGCATCTGCGCGGAAGCGCTCATAGAGCTTCATCTCATCCCATTTCTCGATCCATTTCGGCTCAGCTTTCGGCAAGCCGCCGCGCATCGGGAAATCGGTGGTCGGCAAGAACAATGTGTCCTTGTACGGGTTTTCAGGTTTTTTCGGTTTATCAGTATCGGCCATTTGGACGTCTTCGGATCAGCGTGTGAAGAAAGGGCTAAGCAATAGGTCCCCGGCCGCGAGCTCTAGAGTGAGCGGGCGACCGGGCGGCTAATTCGAATAATGGATATGCGCGCTGTCCAGTTCATGAGGCCCGCTTAGCAGGGCTCGGAGGGCCTGTCATCCCGCCAGATGAGCCTTAGCGTCTTTGACGTCCTGATGCATGCGCGTGACCATGGCATCGACGGAGTCGAATTTCAGCTCCGGCCGCAGGAAACGGACCAGAGCGACTTCCAGCTGCTGGCCATAAATGTCGCCATCAAACTCGAAGATGAAGGTTTCCAGCAGCGGGTCGCGAATGCCGGTTGTCGGTGTGCGGCCA
This DNA window, taken from Hyphomonas sp. Mor2, encodes the following:
- the lspA gene encoding signal peptidase II → MTERIRLAFFFLVPIIVVLDQWSKWAVLNEPRFNALGCLDKTQGCGRIEVTSFFDLTMVWNRGVSFGIGQSEGLMRWFLVLMTTAIAIGFSVWLYRAGRHFTGLALALVIGGAFGNVIDRVRFGAVVDFLDFSGIFRPYFFNYVFNVADAAISVGAVLLFVDQFLMSRQDKSAGAEQED
- the ileS gene encoding isoleucine--tRNA ligase; the encoded protein is MADTDKPKKPENPYKDTLFLPTTDFPMRGGLPKAEPKWIEKWDEMKLYERFRADAKARGAEPFILHDGPPYANGPIHLGTAMNKIIKDIIVRNHQMRGFDASYLPGWDCHGLPIEWKVEEQFRSKGRTKDDVPGDEFRRACREYAAEWIEVQKAGFRRCGVEGEWDDPYLTMNFESEAATVREFLRVAMGGRLVRGAKPVMWSPVERTALAEAEVEYHDRKVPVIWVKFPVKSGAADLTDASVVIWTTTPWTIPANQAVSFSPSIEYSLYEVEDVMSEEELGFAPYVKVGDKLIVADRLVDSVMDGAKAKAFKKVQAVQPNADFVLEHPLSELDEFFKHEIPMLAGDHVTDDAGTGFVHTAPAHGEDDFNVWVESGRTTQQIRQIVDPDGCYTDDVAEPLRGLDIIRTSGKKRGQPGKANPEVIRLLAESGNLLARGMTEIRDAHSWRSKAPVIRRATPQWFIAMDTPGKDGSRPLREMALDGIEQTKFVPPTGYNRLKAMVADRPDWLISRQRNWGVPITLLVNEKGEPHTAALPEAEAAAVNDKILAKIREEGVEGWFSAEVSDFLDNPAGWDKVNDVLDVWFDSGTTHAFALRDRGIIDDATGVADVYMEGSDQHRGWFQSSLLESCATRGMAPFKQVVTHGMIVDGEGKKMSKSIGNTIDPKDFANQYGIEILRLWTASADYTEDLRISDEIIKGAVENYRRLRNTMRYLLGALHGYSPEEAVLPVEMPSLENWVLHRLAELDETVRKAYDEHDFKRVMTALLNFCSVDLSAVYFDIRKDSLYCDAPSDIRRRSARTVMAAILERLLAWLAPIMPFTTEESFLISAFADRADSVHLLQFPETPLDWKDEDLAARWEKIFRVRRVVTGAIEIERREKRIGSSLEAAPTVYIADADLLGAYEGEVAEDIFITSQARLVTDDAPAEAFRLPEEASVAVLPGKAEGVKCARSWKYFDPATADPEFPDVTPRDAAAIREIRG